The segment GGCCGAGGGTACCCCTGGCCTGGTAGCCGACAAAAACAATATGGTTTTTGGGGTCCCAGATGCCGTGCTTCAGATGGTGGACGATCCGTCCTCCGTTGACCATTCCGCTGCCGGCAACGACCACGCCGTGCCGCACTTCGTTGATGGCCCTGGAATCATCGACGCTGGTGACATATTTCAGTTTTCCGGGGGAAAACGGATCTTTTCCTTCGCTCACATACTGCTGGATCTCCGAAGAAAGGAGGTTCATGTGCTTTCTGTAGATTTCCGTCGCTTTGACACCCATGGGGGAATCAAAGAATATGGGGACAGTTTCGCCCAGAATCCCCTCGTCCTTGAGAAGGGAAAGTTCGTACAGGACTCTCTGGGCCCTGTCCACAACGAAACTTGGAATAAACACCTTCCCCTTGCTTTTCAGCACCTTGGTGAAGACTTCCCGGAATTCCTCCCGGCTTTCGGCATTGCTCCTGTGGAGCCTGTCGCCGTAGGTGGATTCCATGACCACGTAGTCAGCGTCCGTAATGATCGCCGGGTTTCGTTCCATGACCGTTTCCTGGGGGCCAAGGTCCCCGCTGAAGACGATTTTGACTTCCTTTTCGTCTTCTGCAAGCCAAACTTCGAGGATAGCGCTCCCGAGAATGTGCCCCGCATCCCGAAACCGGACGGACACGCCTGGAGCCACTTTTATCCTGTCGTCATAGCTGGAGGCGGCAAGGTGCCGTATGGCCTGGTCCACATGTTCCGCGCTGTAGAGAGGCTCCACGGGGTCGAGCCCCTTCCTGGAATTCTTTTTTGTCTTCCATTCCGCTTCTTCCTTCATAAGATTGGCGGAATCATACCAGAGCACTTTCACCAGTTCGAGGGTGGGAAGGGTGGCGAACACTTTCCCCTTGAAGCCTTCCTTTACCAGGAGAGGAATCCTGCCCGAATGGTCCATGTGGGCATGGGTGAGAAGGACTGCGTCAAGGCTTCCGGCAGCGAATGGAAAGGATTCGCTGTTTTTCCTTTCGTCGTCCTTTCCCTGGAAAATGCCGCAGTCTACGAGTACCCTGCTTGCTCCGCACTCTATAAGATAACTGGATCCGGTCACTTCTCCGGCGGCGCCGATGACTTTCAGCAACATCGAAAATTCCTCCTTTTTTGCGAAAAGAGCGCTGCGTCCGTTGGTTTTCCGGTCACACCGCCGCTGCTTCAGGTATATCGGGCATGACACACCGCACGAGGGCACCATTTCCGGGAACGGATTCCACTTCAAGCCTTCCTCCGACGAGCATCATGCGCTCAAGCATGTTGGCGAGCCCTCTGTGTCCTTCCACCCGAAGCGTTTCATAATTCATGTCGGGCTCAAATCCTTTCCCGTTGTCATGAAACTCGAAGACAACGGCCTCCCCCTTCCGGAATACCTCAGCCCGCATTTCCGTCGCCTGCCCATGCCGGACAGCATTGGAAACCCCTTCCTGAAATATCCTGAACAGGGAGAGCAGCCGTTCTCTTCCCAGTTCCACCGAATCATCCACATCCATGGAGATAAAAATATTGTAATGCCGGGCCAGGCGGTTGGCCAGTTCCGTCATCGCCTGCTCAAGGCCGAGGTCGATCCATGGGGGGGAAAGTTCATCGCACATTTCCCTCAGTTCCCTGACAACGACCTGGGCAGTCTCTTCGGCAATGGCAAGGTGGCGGTGCATTCCTTCGCCGTTCCCCGCCATTCGGGACAGGCGGATCTGCTGGATCATGGCGGTGATGTTCTGGATGGGGCCGTCATGAAGCTCTCTGGCTATGCGGGATTTTTCCCCCTCCTGGACCCGCACGATGTCATTCACGTACCTGTTCCTCAGGAGGGTTCGTTCCACGGCGGTCCTTGCAAGTCTGTAAAGGACGGTTCTCAGACTTCCGATTTCGCTGACCGCCACAGGGTCGGGAAGAGCGGGCAGATCTTTGCCCCACCGGAGGGTTTCGATCTCCTCCACGAGGTCCCTGAGAGGA is part of the Aminivibrio pyruvatiphilus genome and harbors:
- a CDS encoding MBL fold metallo-hydrolase RNA specificity domain-containing protein, with amino-acid sequence MLLKVIGAAGEVTGSSYLIECGASRVLVDCGIFQGKDDERKNSESFPFAAGSLDAVLLTHAHMDHSGRIPLLVKEGFKGKVFATLPTLELVKVLWYDSANLMKEEAEWKTKKNSRKGLDPVEPLYSAEHVDQAIRHLAASSYDDRIKVAPGVSVRFRDAGHILGSAILEVWLAEDEKEVKIVFSGDLGPQETVMERNPAIITDADYVVMESTYGDRLHRSNAESREEFREVFTKVLKSKGKVFIPSFVVDRAQRVLYELSLLKDEGILGETVPIFFDSPMGVKATEIYRKHMNLLSSEIQQYVSEGKDPFSPGKLKYVTSVDDSRAINEVRHGVVVAGSGMVNGGRIVHHLKHGIWDPKNHIVFVGYQARGTLGRRIVEGEKNIRIAGEDVAVKAEIHTINGFSAHADRDDLLAWAANFTTSPFFLITHGEPESSLAFSQTLEKAGMKSAVPSAGQEIQLEPNGAAKAVKLPEQPVLLRGEEVPSVLTEILTLASGLRESAPGKEDEDILPLLQSSRILLETARRKMSAKKV
- a CDS encoding sensor histidine kinase, whose translation is MRRHLLLIITFAILLPALAVLLVSGFGLMQHEWAMESVARSYVQDMAENVASRLAGIETRKWGSELTSIEIRRFRVFTWGPSLPGWVAVVAADGRILFSSPGADNLAAIWRPNIPIGRAVEIKDREGNLYTIAVNPVSGGDRYVIAAVAWDQLLGPLVRVGRLWPILILLMAVGILLALWALWKWLIVPLRDLVEEIETLRWGKDLPALPDPVAVSEIGSLRTVLYRLARTAVERTLLRNRYVNDIVRVQEGEKSRIARELHDGPIQNITAMIQQIRLSRMAGNGEGMHRHLAIAEETAQVVVRELREMCDELSPPWIDLGLEQAMTELANRLARHYNIFISMDVDDSVELGRERLLSLFRIFQEGVSNAVRHGQATEMRAEVFRKGEAVVFEFHDNGKGFEPDMNYETLRVEGHRGLANMLERMMLVGGRLEVESVPGNGALVRCVMPDIPEAAAV